The Siansivirga zeaxanthinifaciens CC-SAMT-1 region AAATTTGATTTTGAAGTTTTTCCTATTATAGCATTTTCTTGAACATCAATGGTAATTTTATTCGAAATAAATAAAGCTTTGTCTCCCAAAATAGAGGCCGTAATAACAGAAGCCTTTTTAGCGTTATCTTTTTCTCTTAAAAACAAACGTCCTTTTCCAAAAAATAACGTTCTGTAATCTGATTTGGTTCGACTTATCGGATCTATAGGATTTCCGTTTTCCATAGATACCTTCTCTACATCTCCAGAAATATGATAATACACTCTGTTTTCACCATAAGGATAAAGATTAGCTTTCGAATCTAAAGATTCGCTTGTAAAAATATAACTTGACGAAAAACCGTCCTCAGCTTTTAGCTTATTGAGACTGTTTTTTAAATATTGAGGTGCTCCACTTGTTGCAATTGATACTCGTTTTACTTCTTTACCGTTTTTATAAGCTACAGCTACTAACGTACCTTCTTCATAAGGTACCATCCATTCGCATTGCATTTCGTTCCAAACGGTACCGGGTTTGTCTTTACCTAAAGATTTTCCGTTTAAAAACAACTCTACTTCATCGGTATTTGAATATACCCAAACAGGAATGACCGTTCCTTTTTCCATTCTTGGATGCGTCCAATGTGGTAATATATGTACCATGGGTTCTTGTGTCCATTGACTTTGGTAGAAGTAATATAAATCTTTTTCAAAGCCCGCTACGTCTAGTGCCCCACCCATAAACAGGTTAAAAGGAAGTCCACCATGAACCAATCCGGCTTCGCCATAATAATCGAAACCTGTCCAACGGAAATGCCCACTATGCCAAGGCGTATCGCGCATGACTTCCCAATTTTTACGGGCTGAAATACGTACCGTTGCATTGTCATAAGAGGAGTTAAAACGTTGTTTTCTATTCTTCCATTTTTTAGGGTCTAATCCTTCGTAAAAGAAGATTTCCTTTTCGGTTAAATTAGGCAAATCATAAGTTCCTGGCAATTCGTTATCGCGCCACCAAGTGTGTGTTCTGTAGTATCCACGGGTTTGCCAAGTATGTGGTGCTTCGGTTGAAACAAAAGGTTTATCAAATTTAGCAGATTCTATGAATGATTTGGTTTCTGAACCGCCATTAATGCCTGTAATTTCCATATCTTCGGGATTTCCTGCTCCTGAAGAAAATAATCGTGTTGGGTCTAAACTTTTACCAAATTTTACCAGTTCTGGTGCAACGGGACTGTGCGTTTCATTACCTAAACTCCACACAAAAACACTTGGGTGGTTACGGTCTCTGGTAATCCACTCTTTCATATCTGCTTTCCACCATTGATCAAAAGCTTGTTTACCATAGTCTTGAGGTGCTTTTTTGTGCCAACCGTCAAAGATTTCATCCATAACAAGTAACCCAATTTCATCACAAATATCATAAAACATGGGAGGTGTTGGATTGTGCGACGGACGGATAGCATTGATGCCCATATCTTTTAACAATTGCAATTTCCAACGCAACATTGGTTTAGTCCATGCGCCTCCAACGGGTCCACCTTCCCAATGTTCACAAACGCCTTTTAGCTTTACGTTGTTTCCGTTCAACCAAAAACCAGTTTCTTTTTTCCATTCAACAGTTCGAAAACCAAAGTTTGTCTTTACCTCATCAATTACTTTTTTATTTTGAATTACTTGAGTGATTAACTGATATAAAACCGGTGTTTCTGGACTCCATAATACTGGATTATTAACCGTTAGGGTGGTATTACTTTTATCTCCATCTATTTTTTGGATATCTGATTGAATCTTTTGACCTGTTGGTGTTACTACTGTAAACTGATATTTCAATGCATTCGATGGATTGACATAACCAACTTTTACATTAACTTGAGCTTGATTAGACTCAATTTTTGGTGTAGTAATAAATATACCATTCGGACTGATATGGCTTTTTGAAACTTCTATCAATTTTACAGGTGCATATATTCCGCAAGGATGATACCATCTGGCAGATGGTTCTAATCGGTTATCTACTCTAACAGCAATAGTATTTTTACCTGCTTTCAAATATTTTGAAATGTCATATCTAAAACTAATGTAACCATAAGGTCTCTTTCCTAAATGGTTTCCATTAATCCACACTTCACTATTCATATAGACCCCGTCAAAATTGATGTAAACCGTTTTTGATAGGCTAGTTTTATTTACATTAAACGTTTTACGATACCAACCAATACCCCCATCGTGGTAGCCGCCGCCTTGTCCTTGATCACCACCTTTACGAACGCCTTTTTCAAAAGACCAATCGTGTGGAACATTTAGATTTTTCCAAGAACTATCATCCAAAATTTCTTTTGAATAAGAGGCATCGTCGTTTAAAATAAACTTCCAATTTTTATTGACATTTGTTTCGATACGCTGAGAAAAACAGGATATAGAAATTGATAAAAAAATAATACTTTTAATTATTATGGAATAATGACTGTTTGATTGTTTAAACATAATATAGTTCATTTAGTTAATTTTTTTTTGGTTCGTCGTTTTGTGAAAAAGGTTTGGCATTTCTAGGAAACTGGGATTCTAATAATTTTTTCATATGAAGTTCTTCCCTTTTGTATACCGGATTCCCAGAAACGTTTACAAAAGACAAGAGGCTGTTTTTATGTTCATATAATTCGGATCCTAAAATTTCTTGTGTTTTAGCATCTCGCCATTCGGTGTAGCGCCATTGACCATCGGTAGCAGTACATCCCATGATGTTAGTCCCTCTAGGATATACACTTGTAGCAACAGTATCCCAAGGCATATTTGGGTTATCAATTACGGGTACGAGACTTTTTCCATCGGAAGGTGGTCCTTCCAAACCACAAACATCTACCAAGGTTGAAAATATATCGACGTTTTCTACCAAGGCATCAGAGATAACGCCAGCCTTTCTTCCTTTATGACTGGTTTCTCTACTAATTATTAAAGGTACACGAACATCAATTTCTACATTAGAATGTTTGCACCACGCCCCATACTCACCAATTTTATAGCTATGGTCGCTCATAAAAACAATGATGGTATTTTTGCGTAAATCTAAATCTTCTAAAGTCTTCATGACTTTTCCAACTTGAGCATCTATATAACTTACAGAAGCATGATAACCATGAATTAAGGTACGAGTTAAATCATCATCTAAATCGCCTTCTTGAGGTATACCATAATACGCTTTTAATTCTCCCCAATTGGTTAATGCTAATCTGTACGCGCCTTGTGGTTTTTCTTTGGAAGGAATTGCAAATTTGTTTTTATCATACAAATCCCAGTATTTTTTTGGGGCATTAAAAGGCAAGTGCGGTTTGCTTAAACCTACAAACATTAAAAATTTATCATCTTTTACTTGGTGTAAGGTTTCGATTGCATTTTTAGCAACACGACCATCTTTGTAGGCTTCGTCTTCCACATCGGCATCCTCGAACGCAGGCCCTTTAACAAGTTTTCCTTCCTTTTTCAAACGGTCAATTAATGCAACATTTTCAGGTTTCAAATAATCGGTTGGATCTCTTTTGAATAAATGTGTCCAACTTTGTTCATCATCATTTCCCGCATGATATACTTTACCTATACTAATGGTTTTATATCCGTTTTCTTTAAACAATTGTGGAAGTGTCACTACATCTTTATGCACTTTTCTTAAAGGTGTAAATAGACTATATATACCCAAAGTTTCTGGTCTTAGACCCGTTAACGTACTCATTCTAGAAGGCGCACAAATAGCCTGTTGTGTGTAGGCTTTATTAAACTGAACGCCTTCGCTCGCCAGTTTATCAATGTTTGGGCTTATAGCCGTTGGACTGCCATAACAACCTAATTCTGCTCGTAAGTCGTCTACGTAAAATACGAGCACATTTGGCTGTTGTTGTGCTTGTGAAACATTTGAACTAAAAAACCCAAAGAAAGCTATAAAAAATAGACGTTCTATTCTATTCATTTAAATATATTTAAAATTTATTTCTGACTCATACTTTTTACCTGAGTAGCATCCTCCCAACGATCTGTTCTAAATGACGAAGCGGGCAATAAATTGGTATCATAAAGCGTGCCAATCACCCAATTTTTCCATGCATACCTCACGGCAACAGGCTTAGTTACATTTTTATTAAATACTTGTACACTTTTCTGATTTATAATTTTAGCTGATGCAGGATAAAAAACCTTGTCTTCACCAGCTATCTCAAAGTCTTCCAATTCATTAAAAGAAAAAAGTCCCATTTCTGCATTTTTAAAATTTACAATGATGCTATCGTTTTTAACAACATGAGATTCGTATGTTGGAGCCACAAAATCTACGTCTTTAAACCCGTAAGTTTGATTTAGAGCGTTAAATAATAATCTATCGGCTACTTCTTTCTTCTTTGGCGGATGTATGGTTTCGAAGCTTCCCAAATCGGTTGTAATGGCAATTCCTGAATTGGGAATTAACTCTAAACATTCTAATTGGGCTTCACGCATAAAGGCTGAGTTTTGCGGGTTGGTATAGGCATCATTACCCCCATAGGCATATGGGGCTATCTGCACATAATAAAATGGGAAATCACCCAAACCCCAGCGATTACGCCAATCTTTCACCATCACAGGCAAAAGTTGTTTGTATTTATTGGGTTCGTTTCTATTCCCCTCGCCTTGATACCACAATACACCTTTTATGTTATATGGGATTAATGGTTTTATCATAGAATTGAATAATGCTGTAGCTGTGCGATTCGGTTTTTTAATAATATCTTCATCTGTAACAACAAACTCTTGAAATGAGTTCATAACTTCCTTACTTATCCAAGCTTCAACTGTACTCGCTCCCCAGGATGTGTGGATAATTCCAACAGGGACACCCAAAATCTCTTGCAATTGTTGTGCAAAAAAATATCCTATGGCACTAAAACTAGCCACTGTTTCGGGAGTAGCTTGCTTCCATGATGACGGTGAACTTAAATCTTTTAAAGGCGTTTTAGAGCCAACTCTATCAACGGCAAACAATCTTAAATTTGGATTGGATGATTTAGCTATGGCCATTGTCGAGCCAAACGTTGGCTGCGCATTGTAACCCTTTAAAGGTTGAAACATATTGGATTGACCTGAACATAGCCAAACCTCGCCAAATAAAACATTGTCTAATGTAATTTGAGATGTTTTACTTCTAAAGCTTACTTTTTGGGGTTCCTTACTATTAGTGGTTTGTATATCGATACGCCAATTCCCTTTATCATCGGCTTTTAGCTTTTTATATTCGTCTAGCCAAGAAGCTTTGATGGTAATTTCCTCGTTGACATCGGCCCAACCCCAAAGCGTAACTTGAGTGTTTCTTTGCAAGACCATATTTGATGAAACAATGGATGGAAGCTTAATGTCT contains the following coding sequences:
- a CDS encoding sugar-binding domain-containing protein, which produces MFKQSNSHYSIIIKSIIFLSISISCFSQRIETNVNKNWKFILNDDASYSKEILDDSSWKNLNVPHDWSFEKGVRKGGDQGQGGGYHDGGIGWYRKTFNVNKTSLSKTVYINFDGVYMNSEVWINGNHLGKRPYGYISFRYDISKYLKAGKNTIAVRVDNRLEPSARWYHPCGIYAPVKLIEVSKSHISPNGIFITTPKIESNQAQVNVKVGYVNPSNALKYQFTVVTPTGQKIQSDIQKIDGDKSNTTLTVNNPVLWSPETPVLYQLITQVIQNKKVIDEVKTNFGFRTVEWKKETGFWLNGNNVKLKGVCEHWEGGPVGGAWTKPMLRWKLQLLKDMGINAIRPSHNPTPPMFYDICDEIGLLVMDEIFDGWHKKAPQDYGKQAFDQWWKADMKEWITRDRNHPSVFVWSLGNETHSPVAPELVKFGKSLDPTRLFSSGAGNPEDMEITGINGGSETKSFIESAKFDKPFVSTEAPHTWQTRGYYRTHTWWRDNELPGTYDLPNLTEKEIFFYEGLDPKKWKNRKQRFNSSYDNATVRISARKNWEVMRDTPWHSGHFRWTGFDYYGEAGLVHGGLPFNLFMGGALDVAGFEKDLYYFYQSQWTQEPMVHILPHWTHPRMEKGTVIPVWVYSNTDEVELFLNGKSLGKDKPGTVWNEMQCEWMVPYEEGTLVAVAYKNGKEVKRVSIATSGAPQYLKNSLNKLKAEDGFSSSYIFTSESLDSKANLYPYGENRVYYHISGDVEKVSMENGNPIDPISRTKSDYRTLFFGKGRLFLREKDNAKKASVITASILGDKALFISNKITIDVQENAIIGKTSKSNFEIFYTTNGDDPLKNGKIYTKPFEVKDHSTVKAIVKQNGKLILTLEETFGTSEGLFWGDEHSLDIWKGRGINIAAEEAILKGGAKTSKDAKHFKGTGFVKFDNEEGSITFYQENDGEAGDFSIRFGYMHNDEGKTYPMKLFVNDIYIKTFEFEATGGWIQNWQYVNTIVNFKSGANNIRLETTGQSGPYIDEMYID
- a CDS encoding sulfatase; the encoded protein is MNRIERLFFIAFFGFFSSNVSQAQQQPNVLVFYVDDLRAELGCYGSPTAISPNIDKLASEGVQFNKAYTQQAICAPSRMSTLTGLRPETLGIYSLFTPLRKVHKDVVTLPQLFKENGYKTISIGKVYHAGNDDEQSWTHLFKRDPTDYLKPENVALIDRLKKEGKLVKGPAFEDADVEDEAYKDGRVAKNAIETLHQVKDDKFLMFVGLSKPHLPFNAPKKYWDLYDKNKFAIPSKEKPQGAYRLALTNWGELKAYYGIPQEGDLDDDLTRTLIHGYHASVSYIDAQVGKVMKTLEDLDLRKNTIIVFMSDHSYKIGEYGAWCKHSNVEIDVRVPLIISRETSHKGRKAGVISDALVENVDIFSTLVDVCGLEGPPSDGKSLVPVIDNPNMPWDTVATSVYPRGTNIMGCTATDGQWRYTEWRDAKTQEILGSELYEHKNSLLSFVNVSGNPVYKREELHMKKLLESQFPRNAKPFSQNDEPKKN
- a CDS encoding sialate O-acetylesterase, which translates into the protein MLIGSTQLLHADIKLPSIVSSNMVLQRNTQVTLWGWADVNEEITIKASWLDEYKKLKADDKGNWRIDIQTTNSKEPQKVSFRSKTSQITLDNVLFGEVWLCSGQSNMFQPLKGYNAQPTFGSTMAIAKSSNPNLRLFAVDRVGSKTPLKDLSSPSSWKQATPETVASFSAIGYFFAQQLQEILGVPVGIIHTSWGASTVEAWISKEVMNSFQEFVVTDEDIIKKPNRTATALFNSMIKPLIPYNIKGVLWYQGEGNRNEPNKYKQLLPVMVKDWRNRWGLGDFPFYYVQIAPYAYGGNDAYTNPQNSAFMREAQLECLELIPNSGIAITTDLGSFETIHPPKKKEVADRLLFNALNQTYGFKDVDFVAPTYESHVVKNDSIIVNFKNAEMGLFSFNELEDFEIAGEDKVFYPASAKIINQKSVQVFNKNVTKPVAVRYAWKNWVIGTLYDTNLLPASSFRTDRWEDATQVKSMSQK